Proteins co-encoded in one Salvia splendens isolate huo1 chromosome 4, SspV2, whole genome shotgun sequence genomic window:
- the LOC121800879 gene encoding uncharacterized protein LOC121800879, protein MSYNILIWNARGVANKSTQSTIKYLIKTHRISVFAIIEPLIKPKPDVFSRIFGLQYKGANKNGQIWIFAENGMEVDEFDDSEQVLHGRVSTDILLAPFYLSVVYGKCTREARLPLWDKLRELAVQCEGLPWLVGGDFNIFVSDEERQGASIKKKRTREMTYFANAINDCQLLDLGADGAKFTWARGNTLERLDRALIGEGWTDMFSSTRVTNLPRVMSDHGPLLIQCQLPGPPIRPPFRF, encoded by the coding sequence ATGTCTTACAATATTCTCATCTGGAATGCTCGGGGTGTGGCTAATAAGAGCACTCAGAGCACCATTAAATATCTAATAAAGACTCACAGAATCTCCGTTTTTGCTATTATTGAGCCTCTGATAAAGCCAAAACCAGATGTTTTTAGTAGAATTTTTGGCCTTCAATACAAAGGAGCTAATAAAAATGGGCAAATTTGGATCTTTGCTGAAAATGGAATGGAAGTTGATGAGTTTGATGACTCGGAGCAGGTGTTACATGGTCGTGTCTCGACAGATATTCTCCTTGCACCTTTTTATTTGTCGGTAGTGTATGGGAAGTGCACAAGGGAAGCTAGGCTGCCTCTGTGGGATAAGCTCAGAGAGCTTGCTGTGCAATGTGAGGGCCTTCCATGGTTAGTAGGGGgagattttaatatttttgtttcagaTGAGGAAAGACAAGGCGCCAGTATCAAGAAAAAAAGAACAAGAGAGATGACATATTTTGCTAATGCTATTAATGACTGTCAACTTTTAGATCTTGGGGCAGATGGAGCAAAATTTACCTGGGCAAGAGGTAACACTTTGGAGAGACTTGATAGAGCTTTGATTGGCGAAGGGTGGACGGATATGTTTTCCTCTACTAGAGTCACCAACTTGCCTAGGGTAATGTCAGATCATGGACCTCTGCTCATCCAGTGTCAACTTCCTGGCCCTCCTATCCGGCCACCGTTTAGATTCTAG